Below is a window of Malus domestica chromosome 13, GDT2T_hap1 DNA.
CTTTAGACATTGCTTGATTTTGTATTGTCAAATGGTATATATTTTCACTCATTGTGTCTGTATAGtatatagaattttttttaataatattttttatactttaaaacaattttttttaaagtgttaattaaaaTGGGTAATTGATACTTACTGTTTGCCTATCCATATTCTTGCTTAGTATTTACCATGCACATGCATATTCATGATATACTAAATATAATGTTCATTCTTATTCACTTATTCGCTTtaacaatatttttttcttgcattttttcCCATGCTGAATTGCCAACCGACAAGCAATGTAAACTTAaatgaattttgtttcttcattgtTAATCTACTGATGCTAGGAATAATTTGAGCTTTTACACTCTTTTGAACATTTTTCATATTTGACTTGCAGGATCAGTGTCATTGTACACCTTTCCACAACTGTTTGTTCTGTCTTTCTCCCTCCGTGTAATTTTAGTCAAATtgaactacttttttttttttaacttgagATTTAACTGAAGTGCTAAGAACTTAGTTAAATGAAAGTTTACTTTGGTTTGATGACATTTAGGTGTTCAGTGTTGAGTGCATGATTATTAGGTCTACAATCATTGGATACATGATCTTTTATATGTTTCAACcataatatgttataaaattTTCAATGCTGCAGCAACGCAGGAGTCTGActtcccgcagcaacgcgcgggtcACACTTTCTAGTAAGATCTGAAAGGGATGGAATTGTTTTCTTATTTAGTAACCActgtatatatctatatatatatatatatatatgtatgtatgtatgtatattccAATAAACTTGCTTATATCTTTGGAAATATGTACGTACCAACTGTCAAAGCATGTATATACCGGTGTCCAAGTTGAGAACAACAATGACACCCCATtctattcaatctcagttattGATACAGCGTTTATGATCTAATTCACCTATTTTCTCTATTGCGATTTTGTCTTATATCTCTTAGTTAacattaaaatttggatgggGGAAAAAGGTTTGTGGTTAGATCGGTATTTTATTAACCCATAGTGCTCAACCACATAAGTTAGACCTTTTTGTTGCTTTCTTTTGCTCTAATCCTGTCGATTTTTTGGCTAACATTTCACTTAATTAAAGGTTTTTATTTCCCACTAGGAAGTATCTGGGAAAATAAAAGGGCAAGGAAACAAGAGTCGAAGTAAAggctgtttcttttcttttaaattgtTTAACGTTTACGCTTTTTTTTTGTCGAGTTCGTAATTTAGTTCATTTATACCATGCTTTTGGCATGGTTTATTCTTTTAAGTGCAGGTTACCTTATAGACATTACAATTTAGGTCTTTAGTTGTTTGATAGAAAATCGCTTTCATTCATCATTTCTTATCGGATAGTTTAATCGTTATGCTCTTATTTTAGATCGTAACTCATTTTGGTTGCGAGTTTgttctgtaattttttttgtccTCTGCTATTAAGAGCTTACCACATGTGATAGCAGAGTGATTGCATTGGTAGCTTATGTATACAAGTGAATTCAGATGACACAATGAGTTTGATATTCAAAAAAATGtctgttcatttttttaatctttaaaaACTGTCGAATCAatttgaatatgtaattttatgtTTATTGTTAGGTaaattgctgtttttttttcgcTGATAAAAATTATAGAGTTTGGTTGTGTAAATGTGTGTAGTTTTATACATTTCGCTCGGTTGACAATTTGATAATGGCTAAAGCGCATTCTTTAATCAAATGTGTTTTCTTTCCTCGATTGTAAATGtctttttggtattttgcaaatcaaaacaaagtgaaAGCTTTTGATTGTGAATTTTGCAACCGCTACGTGCAATTACATGTGTGAGAGACTTTTTAAATTAGACGCATTACACGCTTCTTATGGATTTTATAACGTCAGATTTTCATTCAGTTGCTGTTTTAAATTTGGGCTTCCATTTGGTTGAGCATCCTTTTCTCCAAAAGGTAACATTGTTTCTAATGCCtaatcaaattttgatttcttgGGTCATTAcaatttatttagttttgtAAAGAGAAATTGTTTACGAGTGCAAACTGCCAgcttttattttgaagtctgaATATGCCAATAAAAccatataattataatagttgGGACAGTTACTGTAAATCTTTTTGTGACGTTTTTTAATGGGTATATTATTCCATTGTTTTCAGGGATGGACAGAAGTCCCAGGCATCAATATCTTTGTGATCATTGCTGGGAAAATATCGTGGTCATTTTGAGTTCGGATTCAGCTAGCATGTGGTAAGCGTTTCTTTCCGATTACtttcatttgtttatttgtgaATCAATAACTTTTTTAGGAATAATGAATGTCACAATTGCTGATAAATTGATACTTTATTCGGAGCTTGAATTGTAGATCTGTGCAAGCTATCCATATATGGATCAATGCTATGGACTCTTCTCAACCTATGGACCTCAAATTTCAGTGCGTCTTCCATCATTTATCCTACCTCACTATGTATGGACCTATTACATTTGCAATcatattaatttcttgaaaacaatattTATATTTCTCTGTAAACTGCTAATTTTGGAATATACTATCGTTTCCTTGCTGGTACattaaaatgaaaatatgaaaagtaGTCTCAATCTCGCCCGGGGGTGTTGTAGGCCAATTCGATGCTACGAGGCACTTCGTTTAGGGCTATCTGAGGGTGAGAGGTGTTGGGTGTCTGAGACAAGGGGTTTCAGTTTAGGGAACCAAAACATTCAGTTTCGTCCTGCTCATTGTACAATGTCTTTTCATGTTAGTTCagttgaatgtatataaaaacaaagttgCATATCTTACCGACCTCATTCACTCATCTATTCCTCTCTTCATTCAtgattgtgttgaatttattcagGTGAAATGTATTTTATTCATGTAGTTCAAGGTGATGCATTTAAGTCCCGCAGCATCGTGCGGGCACATTTTCTAGTTCAATCTAAATCAAGCATAAGCGGCCAATTTTTGTCCTCCAAACACTACCTTTATAGATGTATTATAGTCTTCGGAAATTTTTAataattgttttaatgtttattaGGTCAAAATATCTAAACCCTTATTTtttaggaactttaacgaaaaattcccgatattattcattttaacaaaaaatcacatttttacattaaaaagttaatcatggtactattcattttaccctttattttatctttatcgttaacacttaaagttttcaaattattttcattagttttcttattttttaatcttaaaacaaGGGTTCGCCTAGTCTTAAAAAGCAGCTACGTACTATTCAAACAAAACACACGTTTCATTTGTGGTTGGGCAAAGCAAAACGACGTCATTTCTGGTTTAgggcattttaatttttttccctttttcctcCGACCGCAGCAACTTTTGCCTTCCAAGCCGCACTGATGATTCCAAGTTGCTCATCAGCCATTTCTAAGCAGTGTCGAGCCAGTCCCAGGCATATCTCTGTGAATCCCACCGCTCCCGCTCACAGAGCGTGATTTGCCACGAATCTGAAGAATTGGTGATGACTCACTGATACTATAGTAGTTGATTTTCGGTATATAATTGGGATTAAtctaattttaataattaaatacgcaatgaaaaataaataagaattgTGATTTATAATTCCAATTACATATAGGGTTGGTTGTAAATAGATAATGCAATAAGTGAAGAAGACCAATGAATTAGTACTTATGTGAATTCTTAGTTGTGTGTGCACCACTTTGTATGATCATTCTTGTGCTTGTATTCACGAAGATTCACGAGAAAACTTCCCAAGTGTTGAGGAGTATCTATATTGATAAATCAACAATGAAAGATGGAGTGCAGACTCAATTGTGCTAGCATGATCTCTCACTTGGAATAATTATGGTCGGCACACTAGGGAATTTTCGCTAAggtttctctcttttctttgagGGACAAATCTTAACGGTTAGGGACGCATATGTGATTTCCCGTCTTGAAATTTATTCTTATATAGTTTACAATTATGAGAAAAATGATTGAAAGGGCACTttgatcattttaaattttactttgatGTTTCAAGATTGGTTTATAATAGATGAATAGAAATCGATCCAATGTGTTGGCGCAAACGAAGCCCAATTCCGAGTTAAAACAAATAACTTAGAAGTGGTTTAAATTGGAGggcattttgattttttttgccaaatacTACAGATACAAAGTTGAACCTCATAATCAGAAAAACCTTGACTTTCCGAAAACATAAAGTTTGCCCAGCCCATATACATTTTCAGGCAGCGGGGTCAACCATACCTGTTTGTGACCTGACTTTTGACTCAGTTGTTAGGAtggtattatatatattttttatacctCTTATACCTATAACTTAGTAATGATTTTATAGTAAATTGGTGAGTTTGATGTGTTTTTGTGCGATTTTTGTAGAAAACATAATTtgtgaacaaaacaaaacggGGAATTGGAGGTTTAATTTGGAGAAAATCAAAGAATTGCCAAGTGGGTTGGAGCACCGAGCAAGGAATGGAGTGGTGCATTGGACATTAAAGGCAGTCCAATTAAGCAGCCCAACTAACTAGGACGTGCAGGTTTGGGGATGTGAACCATTCCCACAATGAATTGGAATCAATTCCTTTGTCgtgaaattaagaaaataataataatgataaaaagAGACATATAAAAGGGAGGAACCTAGCGCCGCAAGAAAGGGAGGAGAATGAGGAGATATCTCGTACACACATAGACTTTCAATTAGAGAAATTCATAGAAGGTTGCAGGTTCCTAGGGCTTATTGCACACAGATACAGAATTGGAGTTTTGGGTTTCTTTATGTCATCgaattcatccatgtttgtcATTAGTTTAATCATGAACTAAGTCCTTTTGCTAGGACTAGGGTGTACTCTTATCATGAACATCTAATTCttgttattttatattaatctcagTTAATTTTCATGTTGAGTAATTGTTATTGTGCTTTATTGTTATCAAATAACTGGTCATTATTTGCGTGGAGATCTAAATCGTGATTGATAAGTTGAGTTTAGTAGATTGCTTCTCATAACAATTACCATGAATTACATAATTGAGTAGACATACTGGTTATGATTTGTGTAGTATTGTGTAATTATCCATTTAGCGTAAATGGTTTCGATTATCTATATCTGTGGCTAGACATAGCATGGGTAGATAGTTAGAAACACGGTTGGTATATTCTAACAGGGAATATTGACGAATCAAGGGATAATTACTAGCAATATGGGAACAATTTGATGTTAATATGAATAACGGGAATAGATGGATTGAGGAACCTGATGTTCTAGTGCTTCAATATATTAATCTTTCATAATTCATTCACTTTTACTTCGTGTTCGATCAATTGATATTATCACTTTTGTTTGGtttctttgcatatttgaatTTGTCAACGTAATCCTTCTTTTATTTACGTTTAGTTTGGAGTCAATCTCAATATTAAATTTAGGTTAATTCAATCCTTGTTTGAACGACACTCTACTTATCATTATATTACTTGGACGATATTGTACCCTTGCAATTATCAACAACATCAGTCGTATCTCTTGATTCCAACCACCGTTTTGGGTGATATTGTTTTTACAGAAAGTTCTCGATGAGACTGACTTCATTGTGGTGCCCTTGGATCCATTGTATTTTTTGAAGTTATCCCAAGAAGCTCGCAGGTCAAAGCGTTGGAAGATTAGGTAATGAGGTGAAATCATTTAATAGTTAGAAACGAAAAGTCATGATTTAACAGCCGTTTtagctttgattttgatgattttttataaatacaATCCTCAACCTTAGAAGAAAACGATGAACAAactcgatcatcaatttaaaatatctaCACTAGTGGCTACAAGAAAAGCTTACGTTCTATGTAATGAAAATATAGAATAAACTCTAAGGGGGCATTTGTTTGCCTTCTCTAACTCTCATTGGACTGGACTCTAGTTCCATGTTTGTTACCTACAGAGATAGGGTTTAACGACACAAAATTTCACTCACCTCGACTAACCATGGGGCTAGCAGTTCTTAGTGACACCCCTCAAAAATCATGGCACTAGCTAAGACCGACCAATTTTCAAATTCCTTTCACAACCAGTTTTCACA
It encodes the following:
- the LOC103411670 gene encoding uncharacterized protein isoform X1, yielding MKDAIPTPINQLQPYKKAVKIQVLCTMWRARIPETADKYMGLRCILIDEKQRRSLTSRSNARVTLSRMDRSPRHQYLCDHCWENIVVILSSDSASMCLNCRSVQAIHIWINAMDSSQPMDLKFQCVFHHLSYLTMPIRCYEALRLGLSEGERCWVSETRGFSLGNQNIQFRPAHCTMSFHVSSVECI
- the LOC103411670 gene encoding uncharacterized protein isoform X2 yields the protein MKDAIPTPINQLQPYKKAVKIQVLCTMWRARIPETADKYMGLRCILIDEKQRRSLTSRSNARVTLSNFHSVAVLNLGFHLVEHPFLQKGWTEVPGINIFVIIAGKISWSF
- the LOC103411670 gene encoding uncharacterized protein isoform X3, with protein sequence MKDAIPTPINQLQPYKKAVKIQVLCTMWRARIPETADKYMGLRCILIDEKQRRSLTSRSNARVTLSIAVLNLGFHLVEHPFLQKGWTEVPGINIFVIIAGKISWSF